Proteins co-encoded in one Papaver somniferum cultivar HN1 chromosome 5, ASM357369v1, whole genome shotgun sequence genomic window:
- the LOC113281089 gene encoding protein MICRORCHIDIA 7-like isoform X1 has translation MAESESTLNIKQETTPIDSIKGNENGDSKKSAVQVIDLDSSSGGSDSDDDDEDSDGDAHRSKDSRVGGGGSNKRKKKKRRIDNRGVVLPLGFLDPLPSKDKDVAAGVPKPPATPKDVVVPKPPATPKDFVASKPPNTPKEVVVPKPKDVVMVQTCKQFWKAGDYDGGGGVVEDPFAFSTGILLLSLNCGMDHVRVHPKFLHSNATSHKWALGAFAELLDNSLDEVCNGATFVNIDMLHNIKDGSEMLLVEDDGGGMDPDKMRQCMSLGYSAKSKLANTIGQYGNGFKTSTMRLGADVIVFSRCRGKNGNSSTQSIGLLSYTFLRGTGKEDIVVPMLDYEKEGREWKELIRSSSSDWNRNVDTIVQWSPFASEADLLKQFNGIGEHGTRLIIYNLWEDDQGELELDFQSDPHDIQIRGVNRDEKKIEMAKKFPNSRHYLTYRHSLRSYASILYLRIPLRFRMVLRGKDIVHHNLINDMMLAQEITYRPQPGADGMLKDPNVVATVTMGFVKDAKDHIDVQGFSVYHKNRLIKPFWRVWNPSGSDGRGVIGVLEANFVEPAHDKQGFERTTVLARLEARLVQMQKTYWTTLCHKVGYSCRRNKKLVAAGDSSPDFLLRQSSKSTMGSTSCWEPVNGNGNMYGKGANGKPTSRFRPRSSSSEEDDSDSERPPGIRKKTKYQWQRSKDRSDINSSESDVIIQQLEAENSELKNSLSKMKESFLRDIDYERDRVKQLTTLLNGNGPTNSDPATLSRLRTENHELQDRMKKMEALFSRDVQSEKEKCNLLQAKLKESEEKIVEMNKEQEAFIDIFAEERCRREKEEENLRSKLKDASNTIQELLDKVRQLEKSDGRT, from the exons ATGGCTGAATCGGAATCTACATTGAATATCAAACAAGAAACGACACCGATTGATTCGATTAAAGGAAACGAGAACGGAGATTCAAAAAAATCTGCTGTTCAAGTAATTGATCTTGATAGCAGTAGTGGTGGTTCggattctgatgatgatgatgaagatagtgatGGAGATGCTCACAGGTCTAAAGATTCtagggttggtggtggtggtagtaataagaggaagaagaagaaaagaaggattgaTAATAGAGGGGTAGTATTACCACTTGGATTTCTTGATCCATTACCTAGTAAAGATAAAGATGTTGCTGCTGGTGTTCCGAAACCTCCTGCTACGCCGAAAGATGTTGTGGTTCCGAAGCCTCCTGCTACACCTAAAGATTTTGTTGCTTCAAAACCACCAAATACACCGAAAGAGGTTGTTGTGCCGAAACCGAAAGATGTAGTTATGGTACAGACATGTAAACAGTTTTGGAAAGCTGGAGATtatgatggaggtggtggtgtgGTGGAGGATCCTTTTGCTTTTTCTACTGGTATTCTTTTACTCTCTTTAAATT GTGGCATGGATCATGTCAGGGTACATCCAAAGTTTCTGCATTCAAATGCAACCAGTCATAAGTGGGCTCTTGGAG CCTTTGCAGAACTGTTGGATAATTCTTTGGATGAG GTCTGCAATGGAGCTACATTTGTGAACATCGATATGTTACACAACATAAAAGATGGCAGCGAGATGCTGCTGGTGGAAG ATGACGGCGGCGGAATGGATCCGGATAAAATGCGACAATGCATGTCCCTTGGGTACTCGGCGAAAAGCAAACTAGCAAATACGATAGGACAGT ATGGGAATGGTTTTAAGACGAGTACCATGAGACTAGGGGCAGATGTTATTGTCTTCTCACGCTGTCGTGGAAAAAATGGGAATAG CTCTACTCAAAGCATTGGATTGTTATCCTACACATTCTTAAGGGGCACAGGCAAGGAAGATATTGTAGTTCCAATG CTTGACTATGAAAAAGAGGGACGAGAATGGAAGGAGTTGATTCGATCATCTTCAAGTGACTGGAATAGAAATGTAGACACCATTGTGCAATGGTCACCATTTGCAAGTGAAGCAGATCTTTTGAAACAG TTCAATGGGATCGGTGAGCATGGTACACGGTTAATCATTTACAATCTGTGGGAGGATGATCAAGGTGAACTGGAGCTTGATTTTCAATCCGATCCACAT GACATCCAAATAAGAGGGGTCAACCGAGATGAGAAGAAGATAGAGATGGCAAAAAAATTTCCCAACTCTAGACACTACCTGACTTATCGGCACTCATTAAGG AGCTATGCATCTATTCTCTATCTCAGAATTCCACTTCGCTTCCGAATGGTTCTCCGTGGTAAAGATATTGTTCACCACAATCTCATTAATGATATGATGTTAGCTCAAGAGATTACTTATAGGCCACAACCTGGTGCCGACGGTATGCTGAAGGATCCAAAT GTGGTTGCAACTGTGACGATGGGATTTGTAAAGGATGCTAAAGACCATATTGATGTCCAAGGATTCAGTGTTTATCACAAGAACCGCCTTATCAAG CCATTTTGGAGGGTTTGGAATCCCTCAGGAAGTGATGGTCGCGGAGTTATAG GTGTACTGGAGGCTAACTTTGTTGAGCCAGCTCATGATAAACAAGGGTTTGAGCGTACAACTGTGCTTGCTAGGCTTGAAGCACGACTTGTCCAGATGCAGAAGACATACTG GACCACACTCTGTCATAAAGTTGGATACTCGTGTCGACGTAACAAGAAGCTTGTAGCAGCTGGAG ATAGTTCGCCTGATTTTCTTCTTCGGCAATCATCCAAAAGTACGATGGGATCTACATCATGTTGGGAACCTGTTAACGGAAATGGGAACATGTACGGTAAAGGTGCGAACGGAAAGCCAACCAGCAGATTTCGACCTAGATCAAGTTCTTCAGAAGAGGATGACAGTGACTCTGAAAGGCCGCCTGGCATTCGAAAGAAAACAAAATACCAGTGGCAAAGGTCGAAGGATAGGTCAGACATAAACAGTAGTGAATCTGATGTGATTATACAACAGTTGGAAGCGGAGAATAGTGAATTGAAGAACAG TTTAAGCAAAATGAAAGAATCCTTCTTGCGCGATATTGACTATGAAAGGGACAGAGTTAAACAACTAACTACACTATTAAACGGGAATGGCCCTACCAACTCTGATCCAGCGACTCTAAGCCGGCTGCGGACGGAGAATCATGAACTGCAGGACAG AATGAAGAAAATGGAAGCATTGTTCTCTCGTGACGTGCAGTCTGAAAAAGAGAAATGTAATTTACTACAGGCTAAA TTAAAGGAATCAGAGGAAAAGATTGTAGAAATGAATAAAGAACAGGAAGCCTTCATTGATATATTTGCCGAGGAGAGATGCCGGCGAGAGAAAGAGGAGGAAAACTTGAGGAGCAAATTAAAG GATGCTTCTAATACCATACAAGAGTTGCTCGATAAAGTTCGGCAGCTTGAGAAGTCCGACGGCAGAACTTAA
- the LOC113281089 gene encoding protein MICRORCHIDIA 7-like isoform X2 produces MAESESTLNIKQETTPIDSIKGNENGDSKKSAVQVIDLDSSSGGSDSDDDDEDSDGDAHRSKDSRVGGGGSNKRKKKKRRIDNRGVVLPLGFLDPLPSKDKDVAAGVPKPPATPKDVVVPKPPATPKDFVASKPPNTPKEVVVPKPKDVVMVQTCKQFWKAGDYDGGGGVVEDPFAFSTGGMDHVRVHPKFLHSNATSHKWALGAFAELLDNSLDEVCNGATFVNIDMLHNIKDGSEMLLVEDDGGGMDPDKMRQCMSLGYSAKSKLANTIGQYGNGFKTSTMRLGADVIVFSRCRGKNGNSSTQSIGLLSYTFLRGTGKEDIVVPMLDYEKEGREWKELIRSSSSDWNRNVDTIVQWSPFASEADLLKQFNGIGEHGTRLIIYNLWEDDQGELELDFQSDPHDIQIRGVNRDEKKIEMAKKFPNSRHYLTYRHSLRSYASILYLRIPLRFRMVLRGKDIVHHNLINDMMLAQEITYRPQPGADGMLKDPNVVATVTMGFVKDAKDHIDVQGFSVYHKNRLIKPFWRVWNPSGSDGRGVIGVLEANFVEPAHDKQGFERTTVLARLEARLVQMQKTYWTTLCHKVGYSCRRNKKLVAAGDSSPDFLLRQSSKSTMGSTSCWEPVNGNGNMYGKGANGKPTSRFRPRSSSSEEDDSDSERPPGIRKKTKYQWQRSKDRSDINSSESDVIIQQLEAENSELKNSLSKMKESFLRDIDYERDRVKQLTTLLNGNGPTNSDPATLSRLRTENHELQDRMKKMEALFSRDVQSEKEKCNLLQAKLKESEEKIVEMNKEQEAFIDIFAEERCRREKEEENLRSKLKDASNTIQELLDKVRQLEKSDGRT; encoded by the exons ATGGCTGAATCGGAATCTACATTGAATATCAAACAAGAAACGACACCGATTGATTCGATTAAAGGAAACGAGAACGGAGATTCAAAAAAATCTGCTGTTCAAGTAATTGATCTTGATAGCAGTAGTGGTGGTTCggattctgatgatgatgatgaagatagtgatGGAGATGCTCACAGGTCTAAAGATTCtagggttggtggtggtggtagtaataagaggaagaagaagaaaagaaggattgaTAATAGAGGGGTAGTATTACCACTTGGATTTCTTGATCCATTACCTAGTAAAGATAAAGATGTTGCTGCTGGTGTTCCGAAACCTCCTGCTACGCCGAAAGATGTTGTGGTTCCGAAGCCTCCTGCTACACCTAAAGATTTTGTTGCTTCAAAACCACCAAATACACCGAAAGAGGTTGTTGTGCCGAAACCGAAAGATGTAGTTATGGTACAGACATGTAAACAGTTTTGGAAAGCTGGAGATtatgatggaggtggtggtgtgGTGGAGGATCCTTTTGCTTTTTCTACTG GTGGCATGGATCATGTCAGGGTACATCCAAAGTTTCTGCATTCAAATGCAACCAGTCATAAGTGGGCTCTTGGAG CCTTTGCAGAACTGTTGGATAATTCTTTGGATGAG GTCTGCAATGGAGCTACATTTGTGAACATCGATATGTTACACAACATAAAAGATGGCAGCGAGATGCTGCTGGTGGAAG ATGACGGCGGCGGAATGGATCCGGATAAAATGCGACAATGCATGTCCCTTGGGTACTCGGCGAAAAGCAAACTAGCAAATACGATAGGACAGT ATGGGAATGGTTTTAAGACGAGTACCATGAGACTAGGGGCAGATGTTATTGTCTTCTCACGCTGTCGTGGAAAAAATGGGAATAG CTCTACTCAAAGCATTGGATTGTTATCCTACACATTCTTAAGGGGCACAGGCAAGGAAGATATTGTAGTTCCAATG CTTGACTATGAAAAAGAGGGACGAGAATGGAAGGAGTTGATTCGATCATCTTCAAGTGACTGGAATAGAAATGTAGACACCATTGTGCAATGGTCACCATTTGCAAGTGAAGCAGATCTTTTGAAACAG TTCAATGGGATCGGTGAGCATGGTACACGGTTAATCATTTACAATCTGTGGGAGGATGATCAAGGTGAACTGGAGCTTGATTTTCAATCCGATCCACAT GACATCCAAATAAGAGGGGTCAACCGAGATGAGAAGAAGATAGAGATGGCAAAAAAATTTCCCAACTCTAGACACTACCTGACTTATCGGCACTCATTAAGG AGCTATGCATCTATTCTCTATCTCAGAATTCCACTTCGCTTCCGAATGGTTCTCCGTGGTAAAGATATTGTTCACCACAATCTCATTAATGATATGATGTTAGCTCAAGAGATTACTTATAGGCCACAACCTGGTGCCGACGGTATGCTGAAGGATCCAAAT GTGGTTGCAACTGTGACGATGGGATTTGTAAAGGATGCTAAAGACCATATTGATGTCCAAGGATTCAGTGTTTATCACAAGAACCGCCTTATCAAG CCATTTTGGAGGGTTTGGAATCCCTCAGGAAGTGATGGTCGCGGAGTTATAG GTGTACTGGAGGCTAACTTTGTTGAGCCAGCTCATGATAAACAAGGGTTTGAGCGTACAACTGTGCTTGCTAGGCTTGAAGCACGACTTGTCCAGATGCAGAAGACATACTG GACCACACTCTGTCATAAAGTTGGATACTCGTGTCGACGTAACAAGAAGCTTGTAGCAGCTGGAG ATAGTTCGCCTGATTTTCTTCTTCGGCAATCATCCAAAAGTACGATGGGATCTACATCATGTTGGGAACCTGTTAACGGAAATGGGAACATGTACGGTAAAGGTGCGAACGGAAAGCCAACCAGCAGATTTCGACCTAGATCAAGTTCTTCAGAAGAGGATGACAGTGACTCTGAAAGGCCGCCTGGCATTCGAAAGAAAACAAAATACCAGTGGCAAAGGTCGAAGGATAGGTCAGACATAAACAGTAGTGAATCTGATGTGATTATACAACAGTTGGAAGCGGAGAATAGTGAATTGAAGAACAG TTTAAGCAAAATGAAAGAATCCTTCTTGCGCGATATTGACTATGAAAGGGACAGAGTTAAACAACTAACTACACTATTAAACGGGAATGGCCCTACCAACTCTGATCCAGCGACTCTAAGCCGGCTGCGGACGGAGAATCATGAACTGCAGGACAG AATGAAGAAAATGGAAGCATTGTTCTCTCGTGACGTGCAGTCTGAAAAAGAGAAATGTAATTTACTACAGGCTAAA TTAAAGGAATCAGAGGAAAAGATTGTAGAAATGAATAAAGAACAGGAAGCCTTCATTGATATATTTGCCGAGGAGAGATGCCGGCGAGAGAAAGAGGAGGAAAACTTGAGGAGCAAATTAAAG GATGCTTCTAATACCATACAAGAGTTGCTCGATAAAGTTCGGCAGCTTGAGAAGTCCGACGGCAGAACTTAA
- the LOC113278815 gene encoding F-box protein At3g07870-like, translating into MESYNCSLPEDIITDILSRLPAVFLLSLKQVCKTWRDLLVGPNFARIHLRRQQYVDQGITHDASISNNYKVSFLCFLESTENQYQQSIHYREYLDDENLENLSNRKFTINFKGLPVDSCNGLICFSSVNRLHCVEESPIETSSEVQEFPIETRTEYRVPNLKQFTYVHNDPTYIFNPVTGEELRLPELLVPDTIVGHQLTLSVGFGYLPSTGEYKVVRIYYQPKDVLKYDRTPVGKVQVYTLGGESSSSGHWRNKCDIPYHFGQSDGVFFNGALHWVQYGHGDRERIMAFDLGTEEFFVVKSPPDCFQGDSAHGYELCRLGGCLGVYHNKDCYNRNDRSWDIWVLKKTENDTSFVMDENEEYYDSSWSWSRIFSIDQAELSYDDCLPLSVTKSGEILFKYRQLSALCIYEPKTATFRTIPCLFNMDPWLDTCMVLHVNTFVSLKGIARELQEIVGS; encoded by the coding sequence ATGGAGTCATACAACTGTTCACTCCCAGAAGATATCATAACAGATATACTTTCTCGGTTGCCAGCCGTGTTTCTGTTATCCCTAAAACAAGTATGCAAAACATGGAGAGATCTTCTGGTTGGTCCCAACTTTGCTCGTATCCATCTCCGTCGCCAGCAATATGTTGATCAGGGCATTACTCATGATGCTTCTATAAGTAACAACTATAAGGTGAGTTTTCTTTGCTTTCTAGAATCTACAgaaaatcagtatcaacagtcAATCCACTACAGAGAGTACCTTGATGATGAAAACCTTGAGAACTTATCAAACAGGAAATTTACAATAAATTTTAAGGGTCTTCCAGTTGATTCATGCAATGGGTTAATCTGTTTTTCTTCGGTCAACCGTCTCCATTGTGTCGAGGAATCTCCCATTGAAACCAGCAGTGAAGTCCAGGAATTTCCCATTGAAACCAGAACTGAATATAGAGTTCCAAACCTGAAACAGTTCACCTATGTCCACAATGATCCAACCTATATCTTTAATCCTGTTACCGGAGAAGAGTTGAGGCTTCCAGAGTTGTTGGTTCCTGATACTATTGTGGGTCACCAACTTACACTGTCAGTAGGGTTTGGTTATCTTCCTTCAACTGGTGAATACAAGGTTGTCAGAATTTATTACCAACCAAAGGACGTACTAAAGTACGACCGAACTCCGGTCGGAAAGGTCCAGGTATACACTCTTGGAGGGGAAAGCAGTAGTAGTGGGCACTGGAGAAACAAATGTGATATTCCTTACCACTTTGGGCAATCAGATGGTGTTTTCTTCAATGGAGCGCTTCACTGGGTGCAGTACGGCCACGGTGATAGAGAAAGGATTATGGCTTTCGATTTGGGAACAGAGGAGTTTTTTGTCGTCAAGTCGCCACCTGATTGTTTTCAGGGTGATAGCGCTCACGGTTATGAACTTTGCCGTCTGGGAGGTTGTTTAGGTGTTTATCACAACAAAGATTGTTATAATAGGAATGACAGAAGCTGGGATATATGGGTGTTAAAGAAGACCGAAAACGATACGAGTTTTGTAATGGACGAGAACGAAGAGTACTATGATTCTTCTTGGAGTTGGAGTAGGATATTCAGTATAGATCAAGCGGAGTTGAGTTATGATGATTGTCTGCCGCTGTCCGTCACGAAGAGTGGtgaaattttatttaaatacCGTCAACTATCTGCATTGTGCATCTATGAACCAAAAACCGCAACTTTTAGAACAATACCTTGCCTTTTTAATATGGATCCATGGTTAGATACTTGCATGGTTCTTCATGTGAACACCTTTGTTTCTTTAAAAGGTATCGCACGAGAATTGCAAGAAATAGTTGGATCGTGA